A segment of the Hallerella succinigenes genome:
AACATCAAACGAAGGTCACCCGTGTTGAGGTTCGGAGTCGTGCTGATGAAAGCGACGCTCATCGTCATTGTTTCCGTTGGGGTGAGCGTGAACTGCAAAGCGTTTTCGCTCGAAGCTCCAGACTTGAAGCCGTTGTAGTAGCCATCGACGTAGTTACCGAAGTAGTCACCGTTCTTCTGCGTGAATTCCCAACGACCGAGCTTGATAGAGGCGTATTTGGTGTGCTGTTCAGCCCATGCTTCGTGGATTTCAAAGAGATCGCGGTATTCATAAGAATCCGAAGTATCGCCGTCAGCGGTGTGATGGGCGTGATACTGGTTGTCTATCAAGTCGCCCGGATACATATAGAGCAAGATACGACCGTTGAAGTCATCGGAATGGGTTTCCATGCCGAGGTTGGCGCGGCCCCACCATTCTTCGAAGTTATCGCCGTTGTCGTCGTCTTCGCTTGTCCAGAGAACCTTGCTTGCCTGGATTTCAAAGCTTGCGTCGATATCAAAGACAAATTCGCCAGCCTTGAAAAGCGGTTTTTTCTGGGCTTTTTTCGGAGCTGAAATAGACTTGGGAGAAGCCATGGACATGTCCAGAGCAGGAGCCGCATTGGCTGTATCAGCGGGTGCAGCAACCGGAGCTTCTGCGACCTTGGCTGTATCGGCGGGTACAGCGGCCGGGGCTTCTGCGACCTTGGCTGTATCGGCGGGTGCAGCGGCCGGGGCTTCTGCGACCTTGGCTGTATCGGCGGGTGCAGCGGCCGGGGCTTCTGCGGCCTTGGCTGTATCGGCGGGTGCAGCGGCCGGGGCTTCTGCGACCTTGGCTGTATCGGTGGGTGCAGCGGCCGGGGCTTCTGCGACCTTGGCTGTATCGGCGGGTGCAGCGGCCGGAGCTTCTGCGACCTTGGCTGTATCGGTGGGTGCAGCGGCCTGGGCTACCTTTGCAGAATCGGCAGGCTGTGCGAACAGGGCAGTTGCCATTGCAATTGATGCAAATAGAACTTTGTTCATGATCATCTCCTTATCCAATAGTTTTCATTAAAATTATAACAAAAAAAATAGAGAATTGTTAAATTTTGTTTATGATTCGAATAGAAAATTCCAGAGTCCTTTTTTTGGGCGAATTACCGATTCGGCGCTTGCTCGAATTCCGTTCTGAATTTTATCCGATCATGCTCCGCATATTAGACATAGTGTACGAGCGAAAAATTCAGATGGTCGCTTCGCCGATTACTCTTGCGAACATCTCGTTTAAGGCACACGAAAAGGCGCAGCCGGTTTTGGCTCGGGAATTCAAGGAATTCTTTACCAAGAGTTCTCAGTTCATGCTGCGGGAAATCGATGCGGAAATCGCCGCGGTTTCTGCAGAGTTCCGTTCCAAGTACAAGCTTTCCCTGGAAGATTCTTTGCAACTCGCGACCGCTTACGTCTGTGGGGCGGATCTTGTACTTACGGAAAACGAAGAGTGGAAAGAGATTTCCGACATGAATGTCGTGACACTTTCCGAATTCGCTTAAAATATTCCTTCAAATTTTTTCAAACTTGTTTTGCCGAGCTTCGGATTTAATTAAATTTTATGCGAAAACAAAGTTTTTGGAGTTTTTGCTATGTCCAAGTATTATCCAGTGATCGGTCTTGAAATCCACTGCCAGCTTGCTACCAAAACGAAGATGTTCTGCGGTTGCGAAGTCGAAGTGAATACAAGCCCGAATAAGCATGTTTGCCCTGTTTGCCTTGGTTTCCCGGGTGCAATGCCTGTGCCGAACAAGAAGGCTGTGGAATACGCCATCCGTTTGGGTCTCGCTCTCCATTGCGAAATCGATCTGAACGCCATGTG
Coding sequences within it:
- a CDS encoding type II toxin-antitoxin system VapC family toxin, encoding MIRIENSRVLFLGELPIRRLLEFRSEFYPIMLRILDIVYERKIQMVASPITLANISFKAHEKAQPVLAREFKEFFTKSSQFMLREIDAEIAAVSAEFRSKYKLSLEDSLQLATAYVCGADLVLTENEEWKEISDMNVVTLSEFA